From Haloarcula sp. CBA1127, a single genomic window includes:
- a CDS encoding cobyrinic acid a,c-diamide synthase produces MEGFVLAGTSSGVGKTVATLATLTALEDAGYQPQPAKAGPDFIDPSHHEALVDTPSRTLDPWLAGEDGMRRTYWRGAGDICVVEGVMGLYDGTKTSTAAVAEGLDLPVVLVVDAKAGMESVAATALGFAQYADRIGVDIEVAGILAQRAHGGRHADGIRDALPEDLTYFGRIPPMSDLEIPDRHLGLHMGSEAGLDRDALSTAAETIDIERLVETARAPPEVATTERNTGDSPADRRVAVAQDSAFCFIYPSVLERLRSEAAIEPFSPVAGDSVPDADAIYLPGGYPELHGESLETGGTLGEIANRAAEGVPVYGECGGLMALSESLTTTDGDTYEMAGVLPADIEMQDRYQALDHVELEARTDTAVAASGAHRRGHEFHYSAATLGSDASFAFDMVRGDGIDGDHDGLTEYSTIGTYCHCHGESGAFDRLLAVPSKDI; encoded by the coding sequence ATGGAGGGGTTCGTTCTCGCCGGCACAAGCTCTGGCGTCGGCAAGACCGTTGCCACGCTGGCGACCCTGACCGCGCTCGAAGACGCCGGGTATCAGCCCCAGCCGGCCAAGGCTGGCCCGGACTTCATCGACCCGAGTCATCACGAAGCACTCGTCGACACGCCGTCGCGGACGCTCGACCCCTGGCTTGCGGGCGAGGACGGGATGCGCCGGACCTACTGGCGCGGTGCGGGCGATATCTGCGTCGTGGAGGGCGTGATGGGGCTCTACGATGGAACGAAGACATCGACGGCAGCCGTCGCCGAGGGGCTGGACCTCCCGGTCGTTCTGGTCGTGGACGCGAAGGCTGGCATGGAGAGCGTCGCCGCGACGGCGCTCGGGTTCGCACAGTACGCCGACCGCATCGGTGTCGACATCGAGGTGGCCGGCATCCTCGCACAGCGCGCCCACGGCGGCCGGCACGCCGATGGTATCAGGGACGCGCTTCCCGAGGACCTCACGTACTTCGGCCGGATTCCGCCGATGTCGGACCTGGAGATTCCCGACCGCCATCTGGGGCTGCATATGGGATCAGAGGCCGGGCTCGACCGTGACGCACTCTCGACAGCGGCAGAGACCATCGATATCGAGCGGCTGGTCGAGACGGCACGGGCACCGCCGGAAGTCGCGACTACGGAGCGAAATACTGGCGACTCGCCGGCTGACCGCCGGGTCGCCGTTGCACAGGACAGCGCATTCTGTTTCATCTACCCCTCAGTACTCGAACGGCTCCGGTCCGAGGCGGCTATCGAGCCGTTCTCGCCGGTCGCCGGTGACTCAGTGCCTGACGCCGATGCGATATATCTGCCCGGCGGCTATCCAGAACTCCACGGCGAGTCGCTCGAAACCGGTGGCACGCTCGGCGAGATCGCCAATCGTGCCGCCGAGGGCGTCCCCGTCTACGGCGAGTGTGGCGGTCTGATGGCGCTGTCGGAGTCGCTGACGACGACCGACGGCGACACCTACGAGATGGCCGGGGTCCTCCCCGCGGATATCGAGATGCAGGACCGGTATCAGGCGCTTGACCACGTTGAGTTAGAAGCACGGACAGACACCGCCGTGGCCGCGTCCGGAGCGCACCGCCGCGGACACGAGTTCCACTACTCCGCTGCGACCCTCGGCAGCGATGCGTCGTTCGCTTTCGATATGGTTCGGGGCGACGGTATCGACGGCGACCACGACGGCCTCACAGAATACAGCACCATCGGGACGTACTGTCATTGCCACGGCGAAAGTGGTGCGTTCGACCGTCTGCTTGCAGTGCCTTCGAAGGATATCTGA
- a CDS encoding nicotinate-nucleotide--dimethylbenzimidazole phosphoribosyltransferase codes for MTSPGGGTRFALAAGTTETAGRAGISAAGADPELMSVTPAADAELVTYGTPVRTDVTPVSPSGCPTPALVTRAARDVLGFDVTVVDGGLAEKTGAPTVSVGARPGKDIAEQDPVSTAYGAFAAARQLGQSLPADELYLGETIPGGTTTALGVLRALGEDGMVSSSLPENPTEQKEQLVAEGLQASSLEPGDAANEPKRAVRRMGDPVLATLAGLTAGAVESDTAVTLAGGSQCVAVAALVRHGGYEGPLGLATTSYVANDESADVRASADRLDLDLTVTDPGFDRSDHVAMERFVAGEAKEGVGMGGALALADRAGIPMAEVRDRFAAIYDDLIGDAPTATAEERT; via the coding sequence ATGACTTCACCCGGTGGCGGCACGCGCTTCGCACTCGCCGCAGGAACCACGGAGACCGCAGGTCGGGCGGGCATCAGCGCCGCCGGAGCCGATCCCGAACTAATGTCGGTAACGCCCGCCGCAGACGCTGAATTAGTGACATACGGCACACCAGTTCGGACGGACGTGACGCCGGTCAGTCCGAGCGGCTGTCCGACGCCGGCGCTGGTGACACGGGCCGCCCGAGACGTTCTTGGATTTGATGTCACAGTTGTCGATGGTGGACTGGCCGAGAAAACGGGGGCGCCAACAGTCTCAGTCGGTGCACGCCCGGGAAAAGACATCGCAGAGCAGGACCCGGTGTCGACGGCCTACGGAGCGTTCGCGGCCGCCAGACAGCTCGGCCAGTCGCTCCCGGCCGACGAACTGTATCTGGGCGAGACCATTCCCGGCGGGACGACGACGGCACTCGGCGTCCTCCGTGCGCTGGGCGAGGACGGGATGGTTTCCTCGTCGCTTCCGGAGAATCCGACCGAACAGAAGGAGCAATTGGTCGCCGAGGGGCTGCAAGCCAGTTCGCTGGAACCGGGCGACGCCGCAAACGAACCGAAACGGGCGGTTCGCCGGATGGGTGACCCCGTTCTGGCAACGCTCGCCGGGCTGACCGCAGGGGCCGTCGAGAGCGATACCGCCGTAACGCTTGCCGGCGGCAGCCAGTGCGTCGCCGTCGCTGCGCTGGTCCGCCACGGCGGCTACGAAGGGCCGCTCGGACTGGCGACAACGAGCTACGTGGCCAACGACGAGAGCGCCGACGTACGGGCGTCGGCTGACAGACTCGACCTCGACCTGACGGTAACGGACCCCGGCTTCGACCGGAGCGACCACGTCGCGATGGAGCGGTTCGTCGCCGGCGAGGCCAAGGAAGGGGTCGGCATGGGCGGCGCGCTGGCGCTGGCCGACCGTGCCGGCATTCCGATGGCAGAGGTTCGGGACCGCTTCGCGGCCATCTACGACGACCTGATTGGCGACGCGCCCACAGCAACGGCCGAGGAGAGGACGTGA
- a CDS encoding cupin domain-containing protein, producing MSYTKVNYTDVEPVADAMHFLRDPLDCEQVGVTVLDCDAGWTGKPHDHADEGHEEVYVLVEGTATVEVDGESVSLEAGDAIKLPPKAERTIHNGDTESTLVLVGAP from the coding sequence GTGAGCTACACGAAAGTCAACTACACCGACGTGGAACCAGTCGCGGATGCAATGCACTTTCTCCGAGACCCGCTGGACTGTGAGCAGGTCGGCGTCACTGTACTGGACTGTGATGCCGGCTGGACCGGCAAACCGCACGATCATGCCGACGAAGGTCACGAGGAGGTGTACGTCCTCGTTGAGGGGACAGCCACCGTCGAGGTTGACGGCGAAAGCGTGTCTCTGGAAGCGGGCGACGCAATCAAGCTCCCGCCGAAGGCAGAACGGACAATCCACAACGGCGACACCGAGAGCACGCTCGTCCTCGTCGGCGCGCCCTGA
- a CDS encoding FAD-binding protein, whose amino-acid sequence MYEHDVIVVGAGGAGLRAAIAADEEGADVALVTKLHPVRSHTGAAEGGINAALQEGDSWDLHAYDTMKGSDYLGDAPAIDTFAKDAPEEVIQLEHWGMPFSREDDGRVSQRPFGGLSYPRTTYAGAETGHHLLHTMYEQAVKRGIEVYDEWYVTQLAVTDHDDPEDRVCHGCVAYDIKSGEIQGFRANNGVILATGGLGQAFDHTTNAVANTGDGCAMAYRAGVPMEDMEMIQFHPTTLPSTGVLISEGVRGEGGILYNDDEERFMFEHGYANNEGELASRDVVARAELTEVNEGRGVEDEYVDLDMRHLGEERILDRLENILHLAEDFEGVDGLDEPMPVKPGQHYAMGGIECDENGETCIDGLYAAGETACVSLHGANRLGGNALPELLVFGARAGHHAAGKDMKTAEIQTGLSAKSEPGDVEPPVDPGAIDASSDDVAADGAAVEPKAVLGSTVEQERQRIETLIESDGINHAEVRADVQETMTENVNVFRTEDGLEKALRDLRSARKEYENVAVEDPSRTYNTDLIHTIETRNILDVAEAITLGALAREEFRGAHWRAEHQERKDEEWIKHTMLAWNEGQPELYYKPVILEGDEETYEPKVRSY is encoded by the coding sequence ATGTACGAACACGATGTTATCGTGGTCGGCGCGGGTGGCGCTGGCCTCAGGGCGGCTATTGCAGCGGACGAAGAGGGTGCAGATGTTGCCCTCGTGACCAAGCTCCATCCGGTTCGGAGCCACACAGGTGCTGCGGAGGGGGGAATCAACGCCGCCCTCCAGGAAGGGGACTCCTGGGATCTCCACGCGTACGACACGATGAAGGGGTCCGACTACCTCGGCGACGCCCCTGCCATCGACACCTTCGCCAAGGACGCCCCGGAAGAGGTCATCCAGCTCGAACACTGGGGGATGCCCTTCTCGCGCGAGGACGACGGCCGCGTCTCTCAGCGCCCGTTCGGCGGCCTCTCCTATCCGCGGACGACGTACGCAGGTGCCGAGACCGGGCACCACCTCCTGCACACGATGTACGAGCAGGCGGTCAAGCGCGGCATTGAGGTGTACGACGAGTGGTACGTGACCCAGCTCGCGGTCACCGACCACGACGACCCCGAGGACCGCGTCTGTCACGGCTGTGTCGCCTACGACATCAAGTCCGGCGAGATTCAGGGCTTCCGGGCCAACAACGGCGTGATTCTCGCAACGGGCGGCCTAGGCCAGGCCTTCGACCACACCACGAATGCCGTCGCCAACACCGGTGACGGCTGTGCGATGGCCTACCGCGCCGGCGTCCCGATGGAAGACATGGAGATGATCCAGTTCCACCCGACAACGCTGCCATCGACGGGTGTCCTCATCTCCGAGGGGGTCCGTGGTGAGGGTGGCATCCTCTACAACGACGACGAGGAGCGGTTCATGTTCGAGCACGGCTACGCCAACAACGAGGGGGAACTGGCCTCCCGTGACGTGGTCGCCCGTGCCGAACTGACGGAAGTCAACGAGGGCCGCGGGGTCGAAGACGAGTACGTCGACCTCGACATGCGCCACCTCGGCGAGGAGCGCATTCTCGACCGGCTTGAGAACATACTTCACCTCGCGGAGGACTTCGAGGGCGTCGACGGCCTCGACGAGCCGATGCCGGTCAAGCCCGGCCAGCACTACGCCATGGGCGGCATCGAGTGCGACGAGAACGGCGAGACGTGTATCGATGGCCTCTACGCGGCCGGCGAAACTGCGTGTGTTTCGCTGCACGGCGCGAACCGACTCGGGGGCAACGCCCTGCCGGAACTGCTCGTGTTCGGTGCCCGAGCCGGCCACCACGCCGCCGGCAAGGACATGAAGACCGCCGAAATCCAGACCGGCCTCTCCGCCAAGAGCGAGCCCGGTGACGTCGAACCGCCGGTCGACCCCGGCGCAATCGACGCCAGCAGCGACGATGTCGCCGCCGACGGGGCCGCCGTCGAACCGAAAGCGGTGCTCGGAAGCACCGTCGAGCAGGAACGCCAGCGCATCGAGACCCTCATCGAGTCCGACGGCATCAACCACGCCGAGGTCCGCGCGGACGTGCAGGAGACGATGACGGAGAACGTCAACGTGTTCCGGACCGAGGACGGCCTTGAGAAGGCCCTTCGGGACCTCCGGTCGGCGCGCAAGGAGTACGAGAACGTCGCCGTCGAAGACCCGTCCCGAACCTACAACACGGACCTCATCCACACCATCGAGACCAGGAACATCCTCGACGTAGCCGAGGCCATCACGCTCGGCGCGCTCGCCCGCGAGGAGTTCCGCGGCGCACACTGGCGTGCCGAGCACCAAGAACGCAAGGACGAGGAGTGGATCAAGCACACGATGCTTGCCTGGAACGAAGGACAGCCAGAGCTGTACTACAAGCCCGTCATCCTCGAAGGCGACGAAGAGACCTACGAACCGAAGGTCCGGTCGTACTGA
- a CDS encoding PAS domain S-box protein, translating to MPDQYLTSTDDFEAVLAEAPTVLTVTDEELTIRFVSPAIERVLGYDMESLVGTNWLDLVHPEDAERVRATLADEREDDGTEYRFRNADGDWVWLETIVSGDTETDRDCCVFTSRDVSDRPRFEAQFRQFVTHTSDVLTVFDEQGNVEYISPSVERVLGYEQDAMQDSDLFEYVHPDDLPNALTEFGRMIDEPGYVAVIEHRYRHADGDWIWAESRGQQVTTGPLEDHVVVTTRDISERKQREEELKRQNQRLERFSDAISHDLRNPLDVLDGSLELARETGEEAHFERAERSIDRMYTLIDDLLVLAKQGVNPAEIETIDLSTLSQRAWSMVDTQDATLETDADDSIKADEGAMLELLENLFRNAIEHGGDDVTVTVGTESWGFYVTDDGAGFPDGTADLFEPGYSTADDGTGFGLCIVEQIVDAHDWEVIATDSESGGARFEFICCDS from the coding sequence ATGCCAGACCAGTATCTCACGTCAACTGATGACTTCGAAGCGGTGTTAGCCGAGGCACCCACGGTGCTGACAGTTACTGACGAGGAATTGACAATACGGTTTGTAAGTCCAGCAATCGAACGCGTATTGGGGTACGATATGGAGTCACTTGTCGGCACAAACTGGCTGGATCTCGTCCACCCAGAGGACGCGGAGCGGGTCCGGGCAACACTGGCGGACGAGCGGGAAGACGACGGGACGGAGTACCGGTTCCGGAACGCCGACGGCGACTGGGTCTGGCTCGAAACCATCGTCTCAGGGGACACCGAGACGGACCGCGATTGCTGCGTGTTCACTTCCCGCGATGTCAGCGACCGACCGCGCTTCGAGGCCCAGTTTCGCCAGTTCGTCACACACACCTCCGACGTGCTCACTGTGTTCGACGAGCAAGGTAACGTCGAGTACATCAGTCCGTCCGTGGAACGCGTCCTCGGCTACGAGCAAGACGCGATGCAGGACTCAGACCTCTTCGAGTACGTACACCCGGACGACCTCCCGAACGCACTCACCGAGTTCGGCCGGATGATAGACGAACCGGGATACGTTGCGGTCATTGAGCATCGATACCGCCACGCAGATGGCGACTGGATCTGGGCGGAGTCCCGCGGCCAGCAGGTCACGACTGGCCCGCTGGAAGACCACGTCGTCGTGACGACCCGCGATATCTCCGAGCGGAAACAGCGCGAAGAGGAACTCAAGCGACAGAACCAGCGCCTTGAGCGGTTCTCGGACGCGATTAGTCACGACCTACGGAACCCGCTGGACGTCCTCGACGGCTCGCTCGAACTCGCACGTGAGACAGGTGAAGAAGCGCACTTCGAGCGCGCCGAGCGGAGCATCGACCGGATGTACACGCTCATCGATGACTTGCTGGTACTCGCCAAGCAGGGCGTTAACCCTGCGGAAATCGAGACAATCGACCTCAGCACCCTCTCACAGCGGGCCTGGTCGATGGTCGACACCCAGGACGCGACGCTTGAAACCGATGCCGACGACAGCATCAAAGCCGACGAAGGTGCGATGTTGGAATTACTGGAGAACCTCTTTCGGAACGCTATCGAACACGGTGGCGACGACGTGACCGTCACTGTCGGGACGGAATCGTGGGGGTTCTATGTCACCGACGATGGTGCGGGCTTCCCCGACGGCACTGCGGACCTGTTCGAACCCGGCTACTCGACGGCCGATGACGGGACCGGGTTCGGGCTCTGCATCGTCGAACAGATCGTCGACGCACACGACTGGGAAGTCATCGCGACCGACAGCGAAAGCGGCGGCGCCCGTTTCGAGTTTATCTGCTGCGATAGCTGA
- a CDS encoding DoxX family protein — protein sequence MATSDLTNVQTRMLGQDVTFSVSQPWLAYWLVIMRLVGGWWLLHAGLDKLASWPFDASWFVGGAAQGTSLGPIVTLFSSGAGLAFTNVAVPIGQVLIGLGLIFGALTRTAAFFGAFMMVFFYFINGETGAWSHGVVTGELLGILIFGMIATLGAGRVLGIDAYLQNTEVVKNNPRLQYLIG from the coding sequence ATGGCAACTAGCGACCTCACCAACGTTCAGACCCGGATGCTCGGGCAAGACGTCACGTTCAGCGTGTCACAGCCGTGGCTGGCCTACTGGCTAGTCATTATGCGGTTGGTCGGCGGCTGGTGGCTGTTACACGCCGGCCTCGACAAACTCGCTAGCTGGCCGTTCGACGCGAGCTGGTTCGTCGGCGGCGCCGCCCAGGGAACGAGCCTCGGCCCCATCGTCACTCTGTTCAGTAGTGGCGCCGGCCTGGCGTTCACCAACGTCGCGGTCCCGATCGGTCAGGTGCTGATCGGCCTCGGACTGATCTTCGGTGCGCTCACCCGTACGGCAGCGTTCTTCGGTGCGTTCATGATGGTGTTCTTTTACTTCATCAACGGCGAGACCGGTGCCTGGTCTCACGGCGTCGTCACGGGCGAGTTGCTGGGCATTCTCATCTTCGGGATGATTGCCACTCTCGGTGCGGGCCGCGTCCTCGGCATTGACGCGTATCTGCAGAACACCGAGGTCGTCAAGAACAATCCGCGGCTCCAGTACCTCATCGGCTAA
- a CDS encoding succinate dehydrogenase/fumarate reductase iron-sulfur subunit codes for MSTQIEQQETETEADEETEPEVESPGDRRRAQRDERQAQEQAQREVEEETLDDEDTITLKVFRYDPEIEGKQEPRFDDFRVPFHKGMTILDALIYARDHYDSSLTFRHSCRQAVCGSDALFVNGRQRLGCKTQISELEDPVRIEPLPHQEVVKDLVVDMEHFYDQMEAVEPYFDADETPDDKLEEQRQTRENREKVKMSTRCIWCGACMSSCNIAAGDNEYLGPAAINKAYRFAMDNREGENRKQERLRIIEQEHGVWRCQTQFSCTEVCPKDIPLTEHIQELKREAVKNNLKFW; via the coding sequence ATGAGTACGCAAATCGAACAACAGGAAACCGAGACAGAGGCCGACGAGGAAACAGAGCCCGAGGTCGAATCCCCGGGCGACCGTCGGCGCGCACAGCGAGACGAACGACAGGCACAGGAGCAGGCCCAGCGGGAAGTCGAAGAGGAGACGCTCGACGACGAAGACACGATTACGCTGAAAGTGTTCCGCTACGACCCCGAAATCGAGGGGAAGCAGGAACCGCGCTTCGACGATTTCCGCGTCCCGTTCCACAAGGGGATGACCATCCTTGATGCCCTCATCTACGCACGGGACCACTACGATTCCTCGCTGACGTTCCGACACTCCTGCCGGCAGGCCGTCTGTGGGTCGGACGCGCTGTTCGTCAACGGGCGACAACGCCTCGGCTGCAAGACGCAGATTTCCGAGCTTGAGGACCCGGTCCGTATCGAGCCGCTGCCCCACCAGGAGGTCGTGAAGGACCTCGTCGTCGACATGGAGCACTTCTACGACCAGATGGAGGCCGTCGAGCCGTACTTCGACGCCGACGAGACGCCTGACGACAAGCTCGAAGAGCAGCGCCAGACCCGGGAGAACCGCGAGAAGGTCAAGATGTCCACGCGGTGTATCTGGTGTGGCGCGTGCATGTCCTCGTGTAATATCGCCGCCGGCGACAACGAGTACCTCGGTCCCGCCGCCATCAACAAGGCCTATCGGTTCGCGATGGACAACCGCGAGGGCGAGAATCGCAAGCAAGAGCGCCTGCGTATTATCGAACAGGAACACGGCGTCTGGCGCTGCCAGACCCAGTTCTCCTGTACCGAAGTGTGTCCGAAGGACATCCCGCTGACCGAGCACATCCAGGAACTCAAGCGGGAAGCGGTCAAGAACAACCTGAAGTTCTGGTAA
- a CDS encoding succinate dehydrogenase hydrophobic membrane anchor subunit, with protein sequence MAQHYSSFDRGGRRWLFQRLTAVFLIGVLAFHFMLLHFVNHASDITFLGTQARMSQVSYFATMWLFLVTATFHGVNGVYNALVNQGLTGSQKNAVKYMLGIAGLLLVVQGTRVSLAMTTLV encoded by the coding sequence ATGGCACAGCACTACTCCTCCTTTGACCGCGGCGGGCGCCGCTGGCTGTTCCAGCGCCTGACAGCGGTGTTCCTCATCGGCGTGCTCGCGTTCCACTTCATGCTGTTGCACTTCGTGAACCACGCTTCGGATATCACGTTCCTGGGCACGCAGGCTCGGATGAGCCAGGTCAGCTACTTCGCAACGATGTGGCTGTTCCTCGTGACCGCAACGTTCCACGGCGTCAACGGCGTGTACAACGCGCTGGTCAACCAGGGACTCACCGGCTCCCAGAAAAACGCAGTCAAGTATATGCTCGGCATCGCTGGCCTCCTGCTCGTCGTGCAGGGGACCCGCGTGTCGCTGGCCATGACGACCCTCGTCTGA
- the sdhC gene encoding succinate dehydrogenase, cytochrome b556 subunit, which produces MSQSYNRGTVEDFGRWREFTAGMWAWIFHKFTGWVLVGYLFTHIAVLSTSVGVDPASAQAGSDLYTSTLSGLESLLIVRFLEVGLLAVAVFHILNGIRLLMVDLGVGLESQDKSFYASLLLTGAIVIASVPTFLGGKLA; this is translated from the coding sequence ATGAGTCAGTCTTACAATCGCGGCACCGTCGAGGACTTCGGACGGTGGCGGGAGTTCACGGCCGGGATGTGGGCCTGGATCTTCCACAAGTTCACCGGCTGGGTTCTCGTGGGCTACCTGTTCACCCACATCGCGGTGCTGAGCACTTCGGTCGGCGTCGATCCGGCGAGCGCGCAGGCAGGCAGTGACCTCTACACCAGCACGCTCAGCGGCCTCGAATCGCTGCTGATCGTCCGGTTCCTTGAAGTCGGCCTGCTGGCTGTCGCCGTCTTCCACATCCTCAACGGGATTCGGCTGCTGATGGTTGATCTCGGCGTGGGGCTGGAATCGCAGGACAAGAGCTTCTACGCGTCGCTCCTGCTGACCGGCGCAATCGTCATCGCAAGCGTGCCGACGTTCCTCGGGGGGAAACTAGCCTGA
- a CDS encoding succinylglutamate desuccinylase/aspartoacylase family protein codes for MDEAEPFTYDGGIVAPGETRNIRYTVSETYLGDAVRMPVTIVNGERAGPTVFLTAAAHGDELNGIEVVREVAHEWDHDGLAGTLICLPVLNVPAFLAQERYLPIYDRDLNRSFPGDPESTSAKRMAHEIFRNFLAPCDVGLDFHTSTRGRTNMLHVRADMDDPEVARVANAFASNVIISSEGPSGSLRRELSDSGVPTITIEMGEAHRFQRPLIDSALQSVGSVLAEFGLRDSDTVRWPGWRTVIDDSSEKTWIRADSGGLVDMHYDRGDLVYEDDVICTIANPFKTENALMRAPFTGLLVGILENPLVYPGNPLCHLVRLDDRTQRAIEWNRRADDDDW; via the coding sequence ATGGACGAGGCCGAGCCGTTCACCTACGACGGGGGAATTGTTGCGCCGGGCGAGACCCGCAACATTCGCTATACGGTCAGCGAGACGTATCTGGGTGACGCCGTCCGGATGCCGGTTACCATCGTCAACGGGGAGCGGGCCGGTCCGACCGTGTTTCTCACCGCAGCGGCACACGGCGACGAACTCAACGGCATCGAGGTCGTTCGAGAGGTCGCCCACGAATGGGACCACGACGGGCTGGCGGGGACGCTGATCTGTCTACCGGTGCTGAACGTCCCTGCATTTCTGGCACAGGAGCGGTACCTGCCGATCTACGACCGGGACCTGAACCGCTCGTTCCCCGGCGACCCGGAATCGACGAGCGCGAAGCGGATGGCCCACGAAATTTTCCGGAATTTCCTGGCCCCGTGTGACGTGGGCCTCGATTTCCACACGTCCACGCGCGGGCGGACGAATATGCTTCACGTCCGGGCGGACATGGACGACCCTGAGGTTGCGCGGGTCGCAAATGCCTTCGCATCGAACGTCATCATCTCCTCGGAAGGCCCGTCGGGGTCGCTCCGGCGGGAGCTGAGCGATTCGGGCGTCCCGACGATCACGATAGAGATGGGCGAAGCCCATCGGTTCCAGCGGCCGCTCATCGACTCTGCCCTACAGAGCGTGGGGTCAGTGCTTGCGGAGTTCGGCCTCCGAGATTCAGACACCGTCCGGTGGCCAGGCTGGCGGACGGTCATCGACGACAGCAGCGAGAAAACCTGGATCCGTGCGGATTCGGGCGGCCTCGTGGATATGCACTACGACCGCGGTGACCTAGTGTACGAGGACGACGTGATCTGTACGATCGCGAACCCGTTCAAGACGGAGAACGCGCTGATGCGTGCGCCGTTTACCGGCCTGCTGGTCGGTATCCTCGAGAACCCACTGGTGTATCCCGGCAACCCCCTCTGCCATCTGGTCCGACTCGACGACCGGACACAGCGGGCCATCGAGTGGAACCGCCGGGCGGACGACGACGATTGGTGA
- a CDS encoding RimK family alpha-L-glutamate ligase, translating to MSDQDITVGVLSLHSSKESKAILNAVDEMGYGTEWLRTENTAISVADGEMTLEPAVDVVANRLLLSSDEHPAEGIGLGMTISRLAPTLNEPMAATTALHKFASAAALADAGVPVPDALLALSSDLLNEERDRFGDRAVYKTAIGTHGGGTWMVDLENQVNAQVGGRYAFLQEYMEHDQQRHHDLRVYVVGDQIVGAMNRYAPEGEWRTNVALGGEVENMTGELPERVREIALDSVDAIGLDYAGVDIVQSDDGYYVLEVNPTAGFRGLFKASGVSPAPYIAQLAIERAGGSVDDETVERLSDRLDDSKPACTPKKPQPQAQKNVVVGYIEEVVVTGTQGTKSVLAKSDTGATRTSIDAKLAAEIGTGPILDIVKIKSGSLKSGRSRPVVDLVVGVGGTQHTVTASVEDRGHMDYPLLLGRDILKHYQVDVNRRADDETEVDTEEEEQSEE from the coding sequence ATGAGCGACCAGGATATCACGGTTGGCGTTCTCAGCCTCCACTCCAGCAAGGAGTCGAAGGCCATCCTGAACGCGGTCGATGAGATGGGCTACGGGACGGAGTGGCTTCGCACCGAAAACACCGCTATCAGTGTTGCCGACGGCGAGATGACGCTCGAACCCGCCGTTGATGTGGTCGCGAATCGGCTGTTGCTCTCCAGCGACGAACACCCCGCGGAAGGGATCGGCCTCGGGATGACTATCAGCCGGCTCGCACCGACGTTGAACGAGCCGATGGCTGCGACCACGGCGCTGCACAAGTTCGCCAGCGCCGCCGCACTGGCCGATGCCGGCGTTCCGGTCCCGGACGCCCTGCTCGCGCTATCGAGTGACCTGCTGAACGAGGAGCGGGACCGCTTCGGTGACCGTGCGGTGTACAAGACGGCCATCGGCACCCACGGCGGCGGGACGTGGATGGTCGATCTGGAAAACCAGGTCAACGCACAGGTCGGTGGCCGCTACGCGTTCTTACAGGAGTACATGGAACACGACCAGCAGCGCCACCACGACCTTCGCGTGTACGTCGTCGGTGACCAGATTGTCGGCGCGATGAACCGCTACGCGCCCGAGGGTGAGTGGCGGACGAACGTCGCGCTCGGCGGTGAAGTCGAGAACATGACGGGTGAACTCCCCGAGCGGGTCAGGGAAATCGCGCTCGATTCGGTTGACGCCATCGGGCTGGACTACGCCGGTGTCGACATCGTCCAGAGCGATGACGGCTACTACGTGCTCGAAGTGAACCCCACGGCCGGGTTCCGTGGCCTGTTCAAGGCCAGCGGCGTCAGCCCTGCCCCATACATCGCTCAGCTCGCCATCGAGCGGGCCGGCGGAAGTGTCGACGATGAAACGGTCGAACGGCTCTCCGACCGACTCGACGACTCCAAGCCCGCGTGTACGCCGAAGAAGCCACAGCCGCAAGCGCAGAAGAACGTCGTCGTGGGCTACATCGAGGAGGTCGTCGTCACCGGAACACAGGGGACCAAGTCCGTCCTCGCGAAATCCGACACTGGTGCGACCAGAACCAGTATCGACGCCAAGCTCGCTGCGGAAATCGGAACGGGGCCGATTCTCGATATCGTGAAGATCAAATCCGGGAGCCTCAAGTCCGGCCGTTCGCGCCCGGTCGTCGATCTCGTCGTCGGCGTCGGCGGGACTCAGCACACCGTCACCGCCAGCGTCGAAGACCGCGGACACATGGACTACCCGCTGTTGCTGGGACGGGACATCCTCAAACACTATCAGGTCGACGTGAACCGCCGCGCGGACGACGAGACGGAAGTGGACACCGAGGAAGAGGAACAGAGCGAAGAGTAA